The genomic segment ACGCCGCTGCAAAATGCATGAGCtcacaaaatgtatatattgaCATCAAGTATTTAGGCATTGATGTTTCTGCTGTAATAAATTGAGGTGAATGGCAATAGTGGCAAATCACCGAGGCAACAAACGAGGGGAAACTTGTAGTTTAAGCATTCAAGAAGTAAAAGCAAACCCAATGTGGAAATTAAAAGGGGGACAAAATAGttataggaaaataaaataataaatagttccACAGCACCACATTACATTTGTTCATCCTACACTGCAACTTGGTTATGTAACAAAAGATCTAAATAATATTCAAAGCCAATACAGAGTTAGCGTGAATCCTGTGAAACAGTACATATCTCAACcaaacaaagttttataaaagaaaaagaaaatgtactgaAACATTACACAAACTGTACAGTGACATCCATTACAACAAGTAGAAAAAAAGGGGCGGCATGATAATTTGGTGTGACGACGCCATTACTCGAGACGCAGCAATAACGAGCTGCTGCGagagacaaaacaggaaatgaaatgtGAGAGATAACATGTGACCGGCTTTCAAGCTCAGCTTCTGTTTTGTAACATGGTTCAAACAAACTCTTTAATGACAAATCTTAATAAGGCTTTACCTTACTATCAAAATGCTTTGTTATTCACGTAATCTTTAATGTATAAAACAGCTTTAACGGATGGAAATCGCCAAAATGTGGCAGGTTTGTCCTACACACAAATTAAGAGTTTTACTACACCCAGTGCTGCCTCTTTTTTTGGtaacagaggagagagagaagccCTTGCCCAATTGGCTAtggaacataaaaatatgttttttaccaGACGGTATTAAAGGATAAAGAAAGGGCAGAGCATTTCTTTTATGCTCACAATAAATCACAGGTGTGATGAGTGTTCACTCCACCCATCATTTATGAAGccccatttaaaacaaaacaaaacaaaaaaaaaaagaaaccaacttGAGGCATGACAACACCACAAAGAGACACAGGTACAAACAGAATTCCCTCCTCTCCTCAAATGTAAAAGGCGACTGCGcaccaatgtttaaaaaaagtagcATTATTACATTGCTGAACTTTGTATATTTGGTTTTGGTACAACATCAGGTTGTTAACATGTTGCCTCAGGCTCACAAGCTTAAGTTTCAAGATGGGGAAAAAATCTAAGTTGAAACCCCACCTTGCGTGTCGTCAGCTGGTGGAAGCACCCAGTCTACATAATGCTTACAAAGTTCAAAGGAGcaccagccagtttgactaagaTATCCCAGGAACCTTTTACACGTCCACACAGACACATCAACATgtgatgcacttttttttttggttttggtctGACTGTAATAGTTTTaccttttattcatttatttattttttctcgtTAATACAAATTAAGCTAAAAAACGTAAATGAAAAACAGTATAACACCTAGAAGTCCTACATGCATGGAAGACAGTCACATTTCTAAGTTCATGTCACATTTGTTCCAGTAATACATCGATGCCTCGCGATCTTTCCACCCTTCGTTTGTCATAAAGATGTCGTATTGAGCTAATTTTTGGTGGTGGCTGGTGCATTCTTGGTGAAACAGCATTAGATAATAGTCTACAATCAAATAAACTAgtggacagaaagaaagaagtaaaGTCTACAAGCCATCTACCAACACCCTCTATGGGTTAGCAGTGGAAAGAGCTACTGGTTACATAAGCTCAACCAAAGATGTTCTCCTATTCTCTTCACACCAGCCCTACCATCTCTTGTCCTGCCTGCTTCGGAGCAGTGATCCCCTCACCTTCCTAGAAAGGTAGAAACCCATAGCAAGGATGCTAACATCTGTGCTTGACACATCGTTTATGTCAGCTCATAACGAGAACAGCTGACAAGTTGTGAGCTGTATGTTTTGGGGACAGTTGCGTGCACCTCTGTGCAAACATCAGTTGCTCACCTTAAAATCCTAACAGAAGGATACATTGATACAACAGTGTCTTGTGTTGAGTAGGCAGAGGGTAATCTCAGAGGAACACTGGGGCAGCACTTTGGTACAAGCAAGGTGAGCAGAGCTCCCTGGTGGTCCGTAACCACAGTTTGGCTGTCAGATGCCAAGGCTTCAGCAGATACGGGCAATTACACACAGTTTCCCAAAGCAAAGAGTTGAGTGTAAAGGTCAAACAGCACATGAACAAGCCGTGGGAGTACTGTGTAAAGTTAACGTGCATATACACATAATGTACAGACATCATGATCATCTACACAGCTggatgtggtttttttttttttttttttcaaagtcctTGACAGtaaggatgtttttctttatgtctcTGAGCTCCATTCccctttttagctttttaaagagCGGAGAACTGGAATGAAGGTGAAAGGAGAATTTCCTCCCAGCTACTGTACAGCTGTCCTGTGGTCCAGAACAGCAAGTGTGAATGAAATGTGTATACAACTTCATGTGGCCTGTTCACACGggagaaatgaaacaaaaaaaagaaaaaaaaaaaaaacgaagaaaAATAGGAACACAAGATGATTTTAACAGCAGACCACAGTGGGAATAAAGAGAAGGCAGGTAAAGCCACCAGATCAGTTGGAAGTGTCAGAGTGGACGCTGCCAGGTGGACCAGGAGGGGAGGTAACCGAGGGCGGGTTGGTGGTGTCCTGCCAGCTGTTAGCCTGCAGCCAGACAAGGAGGGAAGCGGCACAGAGATGAAGACTGATGACCAATTTCTTACCTTAATGGGTCAAAATATGCTATCCGTGTCCTTGCTGAGGAAAATCTTGGTCAAATAACTGAGCACAATTCACATGCAATTGAAATATTAGTTTACATTTAAGGCCACAATTAAAATTATGACccaaataatttgtgaaaagtaACCTGATTAATGCTTTTTTTGCTACCAGGGATGATGGGGTTTGTAGTTTTGTTCCCTCACATTAACATCTAAGTTCTTCCACTAGAGctacaaagaaaacatcaaatgttGCAGGATGATGCAACGAATGGACAAATTTAAGACAATCATATCTACTGCAACACCTGGAAATGTTGGCCACCTCTAAAGAAGTATAAAAATTAAGACAACAAAGTTGATAATGgcttaatttctgaaaaatcataatatttaaaacagcaatGAAATGTCATCAGTATGTATAATGTATGTaatatgcatttctttaaacTGAATTTCATGTTAAAAATCTTCAATGAAAGGCAGAAAAGCAAGCTATTGAGCCAACATTATGAAGCTATCCGACTGGATGGATGTAATTTTTCAACCCagtctcactcccaactcgtcatatattgacacGCAGGGCACCCCTTtggcgtcaatatgtgacgcgagGGGTTTTACCATATGCCTTACCATAATTTTTTCCCTTAACCTAACCAATCGTGGGGTTTTGAAGGttcggcagtgtttgcgagaACCCTTCGCgtgaataatccatgtaaaacatgcaacCTTCTCAAATCATCAACATGTGACGCTGAAGCggtacccttcgcgtcaatatgtgacgcgtGGTGAGAATGTGTTGAATTTTTCCATCCTTAAATTtctgaaaagatgaaaatacaGCAGTGGTTGCTAACTCGGCTATTGAAACTATAACAACGCAGACTTCAAGCTACTTACATCCAGGCGATGAGGGGTGAAGAGGCCACTGCTTGACAACTCCTCATAGCCGCCCGTCAGGTGTGTAGCACGGTGCAGGGTATCCACCTGTGAAAAAACACcatttgaaatattaacatttttaaagacagaagaaaatttGTCATTAACGGGTCAACAAAGAGCAGCTGGTATCCACAAACTTCTACATAATGCAAGAGAAGTAGTGTGCATTCCTCAAGCCCCTTTTAGGTCACTTTCAATTGACAAATGTTCTGTCAGCTGAAAGGTCCCAGTATGGAACAGGGTGGTTTCAGTTGACCAACCAAAAAAGCCACATCATCATCTACGGGTGGAAAACAGACGCCCAACCACTGTGAGCGGAAAGGGCCCTACAGAGGTGTGAAACGAGGCTGACCCAATAAGGCAAAGATGGCAACAGGAAGTTGCAAAAAGAACAGACACAAAATTATCCTCCAGTGCTCGtctagtctgaactattttaaTTCACATAAAGCAGTGTAGATAGCTTCTAAGATAATGGTTGAGGTTGTTTTTGTGAAGCCATCTGAAGCAAACCTTCAGTGCAACTAACCtccaaatcaacttttttttttttttttgctgataaacAGTTTGCATAGGTCATTCAGGGTCGCATCTTAATGCTTCTGTGTGAAGTTTGACATTGCATCAATTTTAGTTCCACATTAATTGTGATGGCCCCTTTTGTCAAACGGTGCCTCCACAGCTGAATtctctttatttgtttaaaatagtACAACTTTTCATCAGTCGCCCCATTTGGGTATAAAAGCATCTCACCCGGACACACAGCCCCAGCATGGTGGCGAGTCAGGAGTTGGAATACCAAGTGTGGTCAACAGCGATGGTCGACTTTACAAATGAgtgatttatttgcaatgtgGATACGGAGTGGAATCTGAGTGGGTCTCTTCTGCTCTGACTATCGGCATACTTCAGGACAGAGCAGTCCTGAAGTATATATATGTAGCGACAAAGTTAATAAGTTGGTAAAAGTGCCTCTTTTGTTCGGACTACAGACCCGTTCAGCCCCTCTCATCCCCAACACTTGGCCACTCTCCTCAGTGTCTCTTGGCTCCACCcagctggaaatgttttcaaaatgtctcaGGCTCTGCTTTCAAAGGGGTAGGATTGGGGCATAGTTGCACTTTAACTGCCTTGCTGTTGCGGTTCCACCCAGATTAAGCTTAAACATCACCTAAGCAACCAGACATACCAGTAAGAGAAAGTGAAACCAAAAAGTAAGTTTTTGATTTGCAAGCCCCGTAATAAAGCATTACAACAGAAATCTGTGGATTTTGAACAAACGGCAAAACACCACTTTCAACAAATAAccactgaacacaaacaaaactaactACTTGAATAAAGGGGtaatacaaaatgtttggatatgcatgaaaaaacaataactggCAAAGATAGGAAGCTGtgatgctgctgcaggaacAGGATTGCCAAGAGGCAAAGAAACTGACCATTAATCAAAGAGATTATTGGTTTGAATGCCATCTTTTATACGTGGGTTTGTCTCAGCTGCATGCTTTGAGTTGGACAGCCTTGATTAAGAGCTCTGATAAACCCTTTAATGGGTTTTGACGTATGTACGCAAGATAGAAAATCCAATACTTTCAATATCCCAATTCTCTCTAAAGAAAGAATGGTCAGTTTGCACTGTGTGGGGCAGGATCTAGTGGTAATATCAAAGGTTCAGTTAGGACGGGATCCGACGAGGGGTCAGAAGGAATTAGGCTAAGGGAAAATATACAGGGATGCTCTGCGGATGGTTTACACCACGGGGAGAAACTCCATCAACTCTGCAGCTGTCCTTTTTGCATACCTGCAGCTGTAGAGAGGGGGTAAAGTTGAGACCCTCACCATTGAGGGAACGTTGGCCAAGGTAGGTATCACCTGCATGAGAAAAGCTGTTTGACCCTGCTGACCCTTAAGAAagcatgtgtgcatgtttttttgaTGTATTTAGTTAGATTGACCTTCTCTGTGCATCCATatgcagttgaaaccagatcatttaacacattttactaaaaactttaaatctaactaaatatttcctgttttaggtcagttagaacaATTTATATTAgctaaatgttacaaaaatggaatttttgtatttattctctTTACTTTCTATACATTAGTATTTCAGAGGTTTGAATTAATTAACATTAACGTGACTTTAAACAGCCGTGTCTTTATACTGGTAGGAAAGGTTATGTGTTCCAgagaagaaaagtgtttttgtaatgtgtgtgtgtgtgtgtgtgtgcaacgcaaaaaaaaaaaaaaaagtgcaacgGTGCTGGCTGAAGCAAGTTAAGAGATTATCTTTATCTATACTAAAATGAGACTTCCATCATCTGAAAGGTcaataaaagaggaagaggTCATTACTccagaagaaacacaaaaaggcaAGTTACAGTTTGCAAATAACCACAAGcacaaaactaaatgtttaagcGTTTCAATTATCTGGGTTACAAAGTGgttcaaaatggaaacaaaatcaaTGTGATACCCACTCTGTCATAAAAACATGTAGGATGAAATTTCACACAATTATCGTCATTTATACTTGTGATTCATTCAGATTTTACTAGTTCAATTTCAACAACAAGATCATCTCTGAGGAAATAACTGTGGCTCACAGTGCAAACTAACTGCATGCCTGACCACAACAACTATTTTAGTCACCCATGGAAACTTTCATGTTCCTCCTTTGAGTGTAGTTGgtaacagaaacattaaaacagaacaCAAGATGTCTGCGCAATATCAAAAGTCAAAACAGCAAGTCACCAAAATTCCTGTAGAGATCTAGAAGGACAATTCATGACAAGAAAAGATATACAACTTCAGATATCTcacaaataagataaaatacatgcaaaagtcttaaaaaaaaccttagcATTGTTGCAGAAAGACTTTCAGTGTTCAAGATGCTGCATGGCTTGACTAGTAAATGCATCAATACTTACTGTGAGATAATACAAAAGATATTCCCCAAGTTTTATATTCGTTTTATAATACGAAGgcttataaaaacagaaaatgccaGAAAAAGATCTGGGTGTATCCcggaaaccaaaaaaaaagcagcaaaggttcagaaacaaaaaatcttcaccaataaaaaccaggaaCAGGAAGCTTACTTGACTTGAAAACAGGTGCAATACAAGCATATGAGTTACACTGTGGACAAACTATTTAAGCAGAACTATGGAATGAGGTGGGATTGTGCCAATACCTGAGTTGGGTGTTGCTGGAGAGTTAGCCTGACTGGCTTGCGCTGACACATTCGCAGCATCCACCGCCGTTTTAACCGCGTACAGATTAGCTTCTTCCTGGAACTTACCGATGTTCTTCTTGTAGCGTATTCTCTTGTTGCCAAACCAATTAGAGACCTGAAGAACACatgaattttatattataaagcagtaaataaacatttgtttagcTGCAGAATCACCCCTAAAGCTAACAATAGGCAGCTATGATTTTACCCAGTTTGCATCAGCTTGTTGGCAGAAAATTGTCTAATGAGTAAGAGGTAAAGATGAGACTCTATGTGAGGGGAGCCGTTCCAAACTCAATTGGGTTAATTTGGTTTGGCAAATCATGTAGCCTGCTAACCCTCAGTGTACACAGTTGTTAAGTGTGTGATCCCCAAAGTGTTAGTGTGGACTCCAggtctttttaaaatccataaagTCTGTATTTTGTGTGGTGCGTCCCTAGTTTTAGCTAAAAATGGCAACAAACCTGGAAGCTCGTAAATCAAATCTCTTTttaccagaaaataaaatatttcaaagctgTCGGGATTTAACAGATGGTGACCTTCAATTTGCTTTACCAGCAACTATTTTGGATATCAGCAGTGTAAAGTATTCACCTGAGACACAGTGATCCCACACTTTTTGGCCAGTTCCTCCTTTGCTTCCTCGCTGGGGTAAGGGTTAGACAAGTGGGAGTAGAAATACTCGTTCAGTACTTCTGTAGCTTGCTTGTTGAAGTTGCGTCTCTTACGTctgacacacacaaaataaatcatgaacAACAGGTTGGGCATTTGAACCACATGTCGGGCATTTGAAGTACATGTCAAGCACACAGGTGTGGTTtaatacaatcaaaacacaaaggCAGACCTGGCGTCAAGGAAGCGCGAGCGCAAAATCATGACTGCCTCGCAGGTGCTCTGTTTGAGCTGCATCTGGATGGAGCTAAATTTACGGTGGATTATGGCCACCATGCGTTCAATCTCCTTGGGAGAGATGGGCCGTGTGCGAGACTGCTCCCTCAGCAGGTTCATTACATGGTTGGTGAATTCACTGCAGGcctgggaagaagaaaaaaaaaagacagaaaggagTTAAGTGCTATTGCTAAAAGATGGGATGAAGTACGTGTTACTGAAAGGTACAGATTAGGATGAGTCCTGTACTGATCAGATTAGCTTCAtatgaaaaagtattaataGGGATAAAACAGTATCTGCTGTTTCAGCTAAAGAATGACCTCAAAAACACTAATCcataaactttatttgattttttttaaacttcaaagtatgcaaaatctgatattttttagCAACGCAAGCTGCCAGTTATTGATTAGAGCCAATCAAAAAACACTGGCCAATCTAATATcagactgattgattgattagagCCTCTCTAATAAGTTTCAGCCATTTTAGACAGCAATGACTTTCTAAGTGCTACAATAAATAATAGGGCATTGAGGAATTGTTTCAGTTCTCATTTTACATCcgtttttctctttgtgcatTACTTTTGTAAagccaaataaaatgaacaaaaggcAGGCTTAGTTCAAATTCAAAGGTTCCAGTCTGCTCAGGACAAACCTGTTCATATTTCTCCAGCTCAGAATGATATATCTGACGGATCTGGGCAAGTTTGGCTCTGTAGTCAGAGTGTTCAATGCTGCTGTCAGTGGGTGAGCCCCCTGCtgcggctgcagctgcagcggcTGCGGCCGATCCTCCGCCTTTCTCTGGTCCTGACACGCCCTCTGCAAGCAACATGTTGTCCAACCGCATGATTTGGGGGTCTGGGGGGTCTTCTTCCTGTACACCTCGTATACTCAGAACTAGAGAGAAGAGAAAACCCATGAAAGTCAGACAAGTAGACTCAACAACTGCAACTAAGAGTCATTATGAACAGACAACTGGATGTGACGaagctttattattttaattatttaattattattttgtttatcgtACTGGGCGGATAAAGGGtgaattttctttaaagcatGGAGTTGCTCTGAAcaaccagcagagggcagtgtgGTCTCTCAATGGCAGCCTGCCAGAGATAAGGGCATGAGGCATGAGGCCAGTAATAGAAGTGCATGTGCTGTCACTATGAGCCCCAGTGGCCATAAGTATAGTTATCAGTCGCTGCTCTCCACCACTGTATTATACCAGGACCTCTGTCAGCCTACAGCCTTGCTCTCATCTCTCTCTCATTCACACATGCATTTCCAGACACATACACACTCTCCCTTACAGACACCACTCTGTTACCAAAGTTTTAACTTCAGACTATAATCTTTTCTCAGGGCCTGCAGCTTTTAACACTTAACTAAATTTCTTCTTGGCCTCGTTGCGTTTCAATCATTCAACTTCAGAAAGTAAGCGTGGAAGCTTCTTGAACAATTCAGTGTCTTCACTTTAGTAACGAGAGTTGGAAACTTGTAGAAAATTACATGTGATAAATGATATGCAGTTCTTTAATGTATGTTTAAATCTcattaaagtaaaagttttttgtaTGCAAGACTGTCATACAGAAGCAATAAGAAATAATGAacaattataattattaatggaaaatgtttctttagcTAAGATGAATTAATTTGCATTACAATGTAAATATTGGTTCAACCTGTGTTCACAGGTGTATATTATTTTAAGTTGACAAGAGATTCAGATGCATATTATGAAAGTAATAGTAGTTAGTTTGAAATAACAGGGATAAATAATCCCTGCCTATGTGGTGTTAgataatttaatgatttttgccaaaatgcaacattttttagaaCTTGTTCAAGCTTCACTTTTACGTCAAATAAGTTTTTTGTTCCAAATTTATGTGCTTCTCTGTTCACttagttactttaaaaaaaatattatttacaataaaattctgattttatgtgtGAAGCAATCAAGGGCTACTCACTGGTGTTCAAAAGACGTCTGAAgacaattttcattttctttgctaagtttttccactttattacCAGGCCCACCTTTGCTTCTTTGCTAACTTTTCTTATTGTTTCTGCTtgcctttttctctcccttGCCTTATGCCTCTTCTCCACCAAAGGCACATTCCTGCTGTGTTGCTCCCCCATCTCAGGGCTTAGGAATGCAGCAGGCCCAGTTGCCTGAACTAATGACCCTGATTCGCCCATCTCTTTCCCTCCTTTTCACTCTCTTCCAccccttttaaaaacacaaacgaTCTCTGCACTT from the Gambusia affinis linkage group LG19, SWU_Gaff_1.0, whole genome shotgun sequence genome contains:
- the pbx4 gene encoding pre-B-cell leukemia transcription factor 4 isoform X2, with the translated sequence MDDQTRMLTGLTGLGGLSQPDVGDPDSVRKQQSLGQPQQDIGDILQQIMAITDESLDEAQARKHALNCHRMKPALFSVLCEIKEKTVLSIRGVQEEDPPDPQIMRLDNMLLAEGVSGPEKGGGSAAAAAAAAAAGGSPTDSSIEHSDYRAKLAQIRQIYHSELEKYEQACSEFTNHVMNLLREQSRTRPISPKEIERMVAIIHRKFSSIQMQLKQSTCEAVMILRSRFLDARRKRRNFNKQATEVLNEYFYSHLSNPYPSEEAKEELAKKCGITVSQVSNWFGNKRIRYKKNIGKFQEEANLYAVKTAVDAANVSAQASQANSPATPNSGGYPAPCYTPDGRL
- the pbx4 gene encoding pre-B-cell leukemia transcription factor 4 isoform X1, yielding MDDQTRMLTGLTGLGGLSQPDVGDPDSVRKQQSLGQPQQDIGDILQQIMAITDESLDEAQARSWPEESPAHWGGSDDPTEGGRAGGGMAGGGLPLNFQHRKHALNCHRMKPALFSVLCEIKEKTVLSIRGVQEEDPPDPQIMRLDNMLLAEGVSGPEKGGGSAAAAAAAAAAGGSPTDSSIEHSDYRAKLAQIRQIYHSELEKYEQACSEFTNHVMNLLREQSRTRPISPKEIERMVAIIHRKFSSIQMQLKQSTCEAVMILRSRFLDARRKRRNFNKQATEVLNEYFYSHLSNPYPSEEAKEELAKKCGITVSQVSNWFGNKRIRYKKNIGKFQEEANLYAVKTAVDAANVSAQASQANSPATPNSGGYPAPCYTPDGRL